A region from the Kineothrix sp. IPX-CK genome encodes:
- a CDS encoding glycosyltransferase: protein MLPISVCIIAKNEEQYIGECLSRLIKFDWEIVVVDTGSIDRTVDIARTYTPNVFHFNWINDFSAARNYSISKAHNSYILVIDCDEYLEVPSLTAETVLTLPNLVSPKQVGLIELHNLSTALTDDLPEGNPDIICDRVARFFHKDYTYYQGSIHEQLVSRDGNALSFVSLPIRFQHVGYNTIEARAVKAARNIAMLQRALDVNSSDPYLYFQMGQSHFGIADYKKALPYFEKALSLDVDEREDFVQTLVESYGYSLLYLERYETALQLEGVYDIFSKRADFVFLMGLIYMNSIMFEKAIDAFLHAASIPNHAVEGVNSYKAFYNVGVIYECMSHIPEALKYYEKCGNYAPALHRISSLTQ, encoded by the coding sequence ATGCTGCCAATATCCGTATGTATCATTGCCAAGAATGAAGAACAGTATATCGGCGAATGTCTGAGTCGCCTTATTAAATTTGATTGGGAAATCGTTGTTGTAGATACCGGCTCTATCGACAGGACCGTCGATATTGCGCGCACTTATACTCCGAATGTATTCCACTTTAACTGGATCAATGACTTCAGTGCCGCCAGAAATTATTCCATATCCAAAGCTCACAACTCCTACATACTTGTTATCGACTGCGATGAATATTTGGAGGTCCCATCCTTAACAGCAGAAACTGTTTTGACACTTCCAAACCTTGTCTCACCAAAGCAAGTAGGACTTATAGAGCTTCATAATCTTTCCACGGCATTAACTGACGATTTGCCAGAGGGCAATCCCGATATTATTTGTGACCGCGTAGCCCGTTTTTTCCATAAGGATTACACTTATTATCAAGGCTCTATTCACGAGCAGCTCGTTTCTAGAGATGGGAACGCCTTATCCTTTGTTTCCCTTCCAATTCGCTTTCAACATGTGGGTTATAATACCATTGAGGCCAGAGCCGTAAAAGCGGCACGCAATATTGCCATGCTGCAGCGGGCGCTGGACGTTAATAGCTCCGATCCTTACCTGTACTTCCAAATGGGACAATCCCACTTTGGAATTGCTGACTACAAAAAGGCTCTGCCGTATTTCGAAAAGGCTTTATCTTTGGATGTGGATGAACGAGAGGATTTCGTACAAACACTTGTGGAATCGTATGGTTATTCCTTGCTATATCTCGAACGCTACGAAACCGCCTTACAATTAGAAGGCGTATATGATATTTTTTCCAAACGGGCTGATTTCGTCTTTCTAATGGGACTCATTTATATGAACAGCATCATGTTCGAAAAAGCTATCGATGCTTTTCTTCATGCGGCTTCCATCCCAAATCACGCTGTAGAAGGCGTTAACAGCTACAAAGCATTCTATAATGTAGGTGTTATCTATGAGTGCATGAGCCATATTCCGGAAGCATTGAAATATTATGAGAAATGCGGCAACTATGCTCCGGCCCTTCATAGAATCAGCAGTCTCACGCAATAA
- a CDS encoding IspD/TarI family cytidylyltransferase: MNIALILAGGVDPRFEMDVPKQFVNVFNRPIIVYTLEIFQNHPEIDEIIITCLNGWQEMVKVYAKQFNITKLTKIIQGGRDAQESTYQGLMAMQEKMGRGDIVVVHDAIRPMVSDELISSSIQLCKKKGMGIAAIYTMDTIMRSENGLEGEESINRYEIMKVQTPQAFDYDYIWALHNEALQKNCVGAWDNSTMITKMGQKVYFSEGSELNLKINTLEDVEIFRALYCMKRDEG, from the coding sequence ATGAATATTGCTCTTATTTTAGCAGGAGGTGTCGATCCCCGATTTGAGATGGACGTGCCTAAGCAGTTTGTCAATGTGTTTAATAGGCCCATTATCGTGTATACTTTAGAGATTTTTCAAAATCATCCTGAAATTGACGAAATTATAATTACCTGTTTGAACGGTTGGCAGGAGATGGTAAAAGTGTATGCAAAGCAATTCAATATTACCAAACTGACAAAGATCATTCAGGGAGGTAGGGATGCGCAGGAATCTACTTATCAAGGATTGATGGCCATGCAGGAAAAGATGGGCAGAGGCGATATTGTTGTCGTCCATGATGCGATAAGACCCATGGTTTCTGACGAATTGATTTCTTCCAGTATACAGCTATGCAAGAAAAAAGGTATGGGCATTGCGGCGATATATACTATGGATACTATCATGCGTTCGGAAAATGGGCTGGAAGGGGAAGAGAGCATTAATCGATACGAAATTATGAAGGTACAGACACCCCAGGCATTTGATTATGATTATATTTGGGCGCTTCATAATGAAGCATTGCAAAAAAACTGTGTTGGAGCATGGGATAACAGTACTATGATTACAAAGATGGGGCAGAAGGTATACTTTTCAGAAGGTTCGGAATTAAACCTGAAAATTAATACGCTTGAGGATGTTGAGATATTTCGGGCTTTGTATTGTATGAAAAGAGACGAAGGATAG
- a CDS encoding IspD/TarI family cytidylyltransferase produces MNIAILLAGGYGARTEQDIPKQFINVYDKPLIIYTLENFERHPDIDAILVVCLEGWHEILRAYARQYHIDKLRWIVSGGNDGQESTRNGIKALKDVCDADDIIVVHDSIRPYLPGEVISDAIVKCRKYGSGLSAIRCQETIVRTENGICGADGIGRQEIMRVQTPQAYLYGNAAWAYEEAEKRNITNEVYINTLMLRLGETVYFSLGIEKNIKITTVDDLEMFKALCRMERESWIKE; encoded by the coding sequence ATGAACATAGCAATATTGTTGGCTGGGGGTTATGGCGCCCGTACAGAGCAGGATATACCAAAGCAGTTTATAAACGTATATGATAAGCCCTTAATTATATATACGCTGGAGAATTTCGAAAGACATCCAGATATCGATGCGATTCTTGTGGTATGTTTGGAGGGCTGGCATGAAATATTACGCGCTTATGCCAGACAATATCATATTGATAAATTACGGTGGATTGTCAGCGGCGGTAACGACGGACAAGAATCTACTCGTAACGGAATCAAGGCATTGAAAGATGTATGTGATGCAGATGATATTATTGTGGTGCACGATTCTATCCGGCCATATCTTCCCGGGGAAGTGATTTCCGACGCTATTGTGAAGTGCAGAAAATATGGCTCGGGATTAAGTGCCATAAGGTGTCAGGAGACTATAGTCAGAACGGAAAACGGCATCTGCGGAGCGGATGGAATCGGCAGGCAGGAAATTATGCGTGTACAGACTCCTCAGGCATATCTTTATGGAAACGCGGCATGGGCTTACGAAGAAGCAGAAAAGCGAAATATAACGAATGAAGTATATATTAATACATTGATGCTCCGTTTAGGAGAAACAGTGTATTTTTCCTTGGGGATTGAAAAAAATATAAAGATCACGACTGTGGATGACTTGGAAATGTTTAAGGCGTTGTGCCGTATGGAGAGGGAAAGCTGGATTAAGGAATGA
- a CDS encoding DUF1919 domain-containing protein, with product MTWKCLRRCAVWRGKAGLRNEKAAGKRIRMKSGDTYNIYIFGAGYEYNRLSSYLPLYSDIFNIMGIVTTKRQGFSCIDGLKNITIEEIDVAAMDYIIIAVIAWKEIKEKLLSIGIEDKKIIRSNVFYNPCFGFKEYIKLKSSNVSIFSNFCLGGTIYRELGLKVLSPTVNMFCLGEEYIQFLREYEVLLKSEMKEYISEQYISGTLGCESFYQRGILDDRIIWYFNHNQSASDAIVKWNERVKRINYSNIAMLMTIQTDEAAYEFDKLPIKKKLGVYHKDLNLESVIYCSDWNDSRVRYQSHGNWPAYANRYMSNSDNLAGAVNWIKFLNGDNDYKRYT from the coding sequence ATGACTTGGAAATGTTTAAGGCGTTGTGCCGTATGGAGAGGGAAAGCTGGATTAAGGAATGAGAAGGCGGCAGGAAAGAGGATACGAATGAAAAGTGGAGATACATATAATATATATATTTTCGGCGCTGGTTATGAATATAACAGATTATCATCGTATCTTCCGTTGTATAGTGATATATTTAATATAATGGGAATAGTGACTACGAAGAGGCAAGGCTTTTCCTGCATAGATGGATTGAAAAATATAACAATAGAAGAAATAGATGTAGCTGCTATGGATTATATCATTATAGCGGTCATAGCATGGAAAGAAATAAAAGAGAAACTTCTTAGTATTGGGATCGAAGATAAAAAAATAATTAGAAGTAATGTCTTTTACAATCCATGTTTTGGCTTTAAGGAATATATAAAATTAAAAAGTAGCAATGTTAGCATTTTTTCCAACTTTTGTCTAGGGGGAACAATCTATAGGGAGTTAGGTTTGAAAGTGTTGTCTCCCACAGTAAATATGTTTTGTTTGGGTGAAGAATATATTCAATTTCTCAGGGAATATGAGGTATTATTAAAAAGTGAGATGAAAGAATACATATCGGAACAATACATAAGTGGAACGCTAGGATGTGAATCATTCTATCAAAGAGGAATTTTGGATGATAGAATTATTTGGTATTTTAATCATAATCAAAGTGCAAGTGATGCAATAGTTAAGTGGAATGAAAGAGTAAAGCGAATTAATTACTCGAATATAGCAATGCTGATGACTATACAAACGGATGAAGCAGCATATGAGTTTGATAAGCTGCCTATTAAAAAGAAACTCGGGGTATATCATAAAGATTTAAATTTAGAGTCTGTAATATATTGCTCTGATTGGAATGACAGTAGGGTAAGGTATCAGTCACATGGAAATTGGCCGGCATATGCGAACCGTTATATGTCAAATAGTGATAATCTGGCGGGCGCAGTTAATTGGATTAAGTTTTTGAATGGTGATAATGATTATAAGAGATACACATAA